Proteins from a single region of Methanobrevibacter boviskoreani JH1:
- a CDS encoding DUF1802 family protein — translation MSRYINNCMNEWNVLIEALGQGKQSVLFKKYKSKQDNFLLYPTITYANKKDTLNGFKQKHEEFVKDNLYPTREDKKYEVKYYAEVKDIINIPFIKLINYNYLSIVTTRFIAQELSQNNIYLWLLRVYKLDQPLMLERSPGKLYSHIKDCKIDVENLEPVLSDKEFERIERLIRLAKSGEMVNEYTL, via the coding sequence ATGAGTAGATACATAAATAATTGTATGAATGAGTGGAACGTTCTTATAGAAGCGTTAGGACAGGGAAAACAATCAGTACTATTTAAAAAATACAAAAGTAAACAAGATAATTTCCTATTATACCCTACAATTACTTATGCAAATAAAAAAGATACATTAAATGGTTTTAAACAGAAACATGAGGAATTTGTAAAAGATAATCTATATCCTACAAGGGAGGATAAGAAATATGAAGTCAAATATTATGCAGAAGTTAAGGACATAATAAATATACCATTCATAAAATTAATAAACTATAATTACCTTAGCATAGTTACTACCAGATTCATTGCCCAGGAGTTATCACAGAACAATATCTATCTATGGCTACTTAGAGTTTATAAATTAGATCAACCCCTAATGTTAGAGAGAAGTCCTGGAAAATTATATTCCCACATCAAAGATTGTAAAATTGATGTGGAAAACCTTGAACCAGTGCTAAGCGATAAAGAATTTGAAAGGATTGAAAGACTGATTAGACTTGCTAAGTCCGGTGAGATGGTTAATGAATATACATTGTAA
- a CDS encoding EFR1 family ferrodoxin (N-terminal region resembles flavodoxins. C-terminal ferrodoxin region binds two 4Fe-4S clusters.), which translates to MITLFFSGTGNCLYVAKEIGGEVLNISELLWSDEYNIEDDVVGFVFPCYYYGVPRIVERFMNAMQVKADYIFVVVTYGTTDAGTLGDCERILKKRGLEIDYFNDICMVDNYLPVFDMDKEIKKKDDAEIQRKIDEIVSDIYSKKVYKPKISIMDKVLTKACSAKRHRGVVDDVDKRFTVDDNCTVCRLCETVCPVRNIRLTDSEDKTFRFNHRCEFCMACINVCPRSAIHVKSEKSSKRYINPHIKVKELKVD; encoded by the coding sequence TTGATTACTCTATTTTTCTCAGGTACCGGTAATTGTTTATATGTTGCAAAAGAGATAGGTGGGGAAGTTTTAAATATTTCAGAATTATTGTGGTCTGATGAATATAACATTGAGGATGATGTGGTAGGCTTTGTTTTTCCATGTTATTATTATGGGGTTCCTAGAATCGTTGAAAGATTTATGAATGCTATGCAGGTTAAAGCAGATTATATTTTTGTTGTTGTAACTTATGGAACAACAGATGCAGGTACACTTGGTGACTGTGAAAGAATTCTTAAAAAAAGGGGATTAGAAATAGATTACTTCAATGATATTTGTATGGTTGATAATTATCTTCCTGTTTTTGACATGGATAAGGAAATTAAAAAGAAGGATGATGCTGAGATTCAGAGGAAAATTGATGAGATAGTATCTGATATCTATTCTAAAAAGGTTTATAAACCTAAAATCTCCATAATGGATAAAGTATTAACTAAGGCGTGTTCTGCAAAACGTCATAGGGGTGTGGTTGATGATGTGGATAAAAGGTTTACAGTTGATGATAATTGTACTGTATGCCGATTATGTGAAACGGTATGTCCTGTAAGAAATATTAGATTAACGGATTCTGAGGATAAAACCTTTAGATTTAATCATAGATGTGAATTTTGCATGGCATGTATTAATGTGTGTCCCCGCTCTGCAATTCATGTTAAATCTGAAAAAAGCAGTAAAAGATATATAAATCCACATATTAAAGTTAAAGAACTTAAAGTAGATTAA